One part of the Sorangiineae bacterium MSr11954 genome encodes these proteins:
- a CDS encoding FAD-dependent oxidoreductase, giving the protein MPLPPTFQVRLVDSRTLSPSVRELTFEREDGSAFAFDAGQWVSLVLPRPDGEIRRSYSIASHPSESPSFQLAITKVDGGPGSTYLHELSRGATLTAIGPQGFFSRPLDKTGPSLFVATGTGLTPLRSMVRAAVETGHTLPMWVLFGVRHERDIFYREEFAELARKHANIRFVPTLSRADETWSGPRGYVQTHVPTLWNELTGLGLGTPHAYICGLKRMVSTVRDLLRNDMRIPRDHVHSERYD; this is encoded by the coding sequence ATGCCCCTCCCGCCTACTTTCCAAGTCCGCCTCGTTGACAGCCGAACGCTCTCGCCCTCCGTTCGGGAGCTCACGTTCGAGCGAGAAGATGGCTCCGCGTTCGCGTTCGATGCGGGGCAGTGGGTCAGCTTGGTCCTCCCCAGGCCCGATGGCGAAATCCGGCGCAGCTACTCCATTGCGTCGCATCCTTCGGAGTCGCCGTCGTTCCAGCTGGCCATCACCAAAGTGGATGGCGGGCCGGGATCGACGTATTTGCACGAGCTCTCGCGCGGCGCGACCTTGACCGCCATCGGCCCGCAGGGGTTCTTTTCGCGGCCGCTCGACAAGACGGGCCCCTCGCTCTTCGTGGCCACGGGCACCGGTCTCACCCCCTTGCGCAGCATGGTGAGGGCGGCCGTCGAGACGGGGCACACGCTCCCCATGTGGGTGCTCTTCGGGGTCCGCCACGAGCGCGATATCTTTTACCGCGAAGAGTTCGCGGAGCTGGCTCGCAAGCACGCGAACATTCGCTTCGTGCCCACGCTTTCGCGCGCCGACGAGACGTGGAGCGGCCCCCGCGGCTATGTGCAGACGCACGTCCCGACCCTTTGGAACGAGCTCACGGGGCTCGGCCTCGGCACCCCGCACGCCTACATCTGCGGGTTGAAGCGCATGGTCAGCACGGTCCGCGATTTGCTCCGCAACGATATGCGCATCCCGCGCGATCACGTGCACTCCGAGCGTTACGACTGA
- a CDS encoding CGNR zinc finger domain-containing protein — protein sequence MFLFLGSHPALDFLNTRYAPDANAVECIGDGRAFIDWLVQVGLLEAAGAAKMKRRFGPQALDAASEEARRVREWARGFIARWREAPAADYGREVAQLNGLLARGSSRREVVVSEGRLRLTESQRVESVDELLALVAVQIASLITNEEPALIKDCASSVCTLSFLDRTKSHRRLFCSPTVCGNRAKVAAFRERQRKD from the coding sequence ATGTTCCTCTTCCTCGGAAGCCACCCGGCATTGGATTTTCTCAACACGCGATACGCTCCCGATGCGAACGCGGTCGAGTGCATCGGGGACGGCCGCGCCTTCATCGATTGGCTCGTCCAGGTGGGGCTGCTGGAGGCGGCGGGGGCGGCCAAGATGAAGCGGCGCTTTGGCCCGCAAGCGCTGGACGCGGCCTCCGAAGAAGCGCGCAGGGTTCGCGAGTGGGCGCGGGGCTTCATCGCGCGCTGGCGTGAAGCGCCCGCCGCCGACTACGGCCGGGAGGTCGCCCAGCTCAATGGCCTGCTCGCGCGCGGGAGCTCGCGGCGCGAGGTCGTCGTCTCCGAGGGGCGTCTCCGTCTCACGGAGAGCCAACGCGTCGAATCCGTGGACGAGCTGCTCGCCCTGGTGGCCGTGCAAATCGCGTCGCTGATCACGAACGAGGAGCCGGCGCTCATCAAAGACTGCGCCAGCTCGGTCTGTACGCTCTCGTTCCTGGACCGCACCAAGTCGCATCGACGACTGTTCTGCAGCCCCACCGTCTGCGGCAATCGCGCGAAGGTCGCAGCGTTTCGCGAGCGGCAGCGCAAAGACTAA
- a CDS encoding alpha/beta hydrolase has product MKRSLSSLAAVAALTMLSALSGCSKDTAKPANTAGDTESSGAQLSAAKPANPTIAAAAAAPAAKTKVAFPITHHRTAKVDGIDIFYREGGKADLPTVVLLHGFPTSSHMFRNLIPVLSDRYHVIAPDYPGFGYSAMPDRKQFAYGFAKFAELVDGLLTQLGAKSYALYVQDYGAPVGYRLALRHPERVTALVVQNGNAYEEGLREFWAPIKAYWADGSQKHRDALRAGTTLAATKFQYTDGVKDVSRVDPEAWLHDQTLLDRPGNVEIQLDLFKDYATNVALYPKFQSFFRDRHPPTLIVWGRNDKIFPPEGAHPYLRDIPDAELHLIDSGHFALEDKGDEIAGLMSDFLDRKIARQ; this is encoded by the coding sequence ATGAAACGCTCGCTTTCTTCGCTGGCCGCGGTCGCTGCGCTCACCATGTTGAGCGCGCTCTCCGGGTGCAGCAAAGACACCGCCAAGCCTGCGAACACGGCCGGCGATACGGAGTCATCGGGAGCTCAGCTCTCCGCCGCCAAGCCCGCGAATCCGACCATCGCCGCCGCCGCGGCAGCTCCTGCGGCCAAGACGAAGGTCGCATTTCCCATTACCCATCACCGCACCGCGAAGGTCGATGGCATCGATATTTTCTATCGCGAGGGCGGTAAGGCCGACCTCCCCACGGTCGTGCTGCTGCACGGGTTTCCAACCTCGTCGCACATGTTCCGGAACCTCATCCCCGTGCTCTCCGATCGCTACCACGTGATCGCGCCGGACTACCCGGGCTTCGGTTATAGCGCGATGCCGGATCGCAAGCAGTTTGCTTATGGCTTCGCCAAGTTTGCCGAGTTGGTCGACGGGCTGCTCACCCAGCTCGGCGCCAAGAGCTACGCGCTCTACGTGCAGGACTATGGCGCCCCCGTCGGCTATCGCCTGGCGCTCCGCCACCCCGAGCGCGTGACGGCGCTGGTCGTGCAGAACGGCAACGCGTACGAAGAGGGGCTGCGCGAGTTCTGGGCGCCCATCAAGGCTTATTGGGCCGACGGCTCGCAGAAGCACCGCGACGCGCTGCGCGCGGGGACCACCCTCGCCGCGACCAAGTTCCAGTACACCGACGGCGTGAAAGACGTGTCGCGGGTGGACCCGGAGGCGTGGCTGCACGACCAGACCTTGCTCGACCGCCCGGGCAACGTCGAAATTCAGCTCGATTTGTTCAAGGATTATGCGACGAACGTCGCGCTGTACCCGAAGTTCCAGAGCTTCTTCCGGGACCGGCACCCGCCGACCTTGATCGTCTGGGGACGCAACGACAAGATCTTCCCGCCCGAGGGCGCACACCCCTACCTGCGCGACATTCCGGACGCGGAGCTTCACTTGATCGACAGCGGCCACTTCGCGCTCGAGGACAAGGGCGACGAGATCGCCGGCCTGATGAGCGACTTTTTGGACCGAAAGATCGCGCGCCAATAA